From Candidatus Neomarinimicrobiota bacterium, one genomic window encodes:
- a CDS encoding TIGR00730 family Rossman fold protein, which produces MPDNTPKDRFYYNLDFLSSPDARSIRIMTEFYGPFHRFRRNHIADTIVFFGSARLQSREKAQAALDKAPKNISQKKLDAINHNLEMSKYYEDARELAKKMTIWSKGLKLKNKRFIIASGGGPGIMEAANRGASEAKGVSVGLTISLPMEDSGNKWISDDLNIKFHYFFMRKFWFLYLAKALVVFPGGFGTLDELMELLTLIQTKKIIKKIPIVLYDSTFWNNVINWDYLVKSGTISKSDLSLFKTCDTVDQAYKYLTAHITKHQLKGPNF; this is translated from the coding sequence ATGCCAGACAATACCCCTAAAGATCGCTTTTATTATAATCTAGATTTTTTAAGTAGCCCCGATGCTAGATCTATTCGGATTATGACGGAGTTCTACGGTCCGTTTCATCGGTTTCGCCGAAATCACATTGCAGATACAATCGTATTCTTTGGATCCGCCCGACTTCAATCACGAGAAAAAGCTCAAGCAGCATTGGATAAAGCACCAAAAAATATTTCACAAAAGAAATTAGACGCAATAAACCATAATCTCGAAATGAGCAAATATTATGAAGATGCTCGTGAACTTGCTAAAAAAATGACCATATGGAGTAAAGGATTAAAATTAAAAAATAAACGTTTTATTATCGCTTCGGGTGGAGGCCCCGGAATCATGGAAGCCGCAAATCGTGGAGCGAGCGAAGCCAAGGGAGTTTCAGTTGGACTTACCATTTCACTTCCAATGGAAGATTCGGGAAATAAATGGATTTCAGACGATTTAAATATCAAGTTTCACTATTTTTTCATGAGAAAGTTTTGGTTCCTGTATCTTGCAAAAGCATTGGTCGTTTTCCCTGGAGGTTTTGGAACATTGGATGAACTCATGGAATTACTTACGCTCATTCAGACCAAAAAAATTATAAAAAAGATTCCGATTGTACTCTATGATTCAACTTTTTGGAATAATGTTATAAACTGGGACTATCTTGTTAAATCCGGGACAATTTCTAAATCTGATTTATCCTTGTTTAAAACATGTGATACAGTTGATCAAGCATATAAATATCTAACCGCACACATCACCAAACACCAGCTTAAAGGTCCAAATTTTTGA